A DNA window from Acidimicrobiales bacterium contains the following coding sequences:
- a CDS encoding metal-dependent hydrolase, giving the protein MGSITVRRPSFVWPEDLGLMPYPDDPGRSCDLVALSFTLPYLEPYLIRTMRLAGKEIADPELAAEMKAFSGQEAQHFQNHARINDIVRSQLTDGRAEQMRALEADLDADYRHFSATKSLAFNLAYAEGFEAMTFALARSTMSDESSTSAAPGWLDLMAWHLAEEIEHRTVTFDAYDRIVGKYPYRVAVGSRAQLHFLGYLMRMATVLRHEVGEPGVTTRRVAFDAAKRHWKSGALPGTLKALSPRYDPRNVQLSPRVRDVCALVGVDLD; this is encoded by the coding sequence ATGGGGAGCATCACCGTCAGGCGTCCTAGCTTTGTTTGGCCCGAAGACCTGGGCCTCATGCCCTACCCGGACGACCCGGGTCGCTCCTGCGATCTGGTTGCGCTGTCTTTCACCCTCCCTTACCTCGAGCCCTATCTGATCCGCACCATGAGGCTGGCCGGCAAAGAGATCGCAGATCCCGAGCTCGCCGCCGAGATGAAGGCCTTCTCGGGCCAGGAAGCGCAACACTTCCAGAACCACGCCCGTATCAACGACATCGTGCGCAGCCAGCTCACCGATGGCCGCGCCGAGCAGATGCGGGCTCTGGAAGCCGACCTCGACGCCGACTATCGGCACTTCAGCGCAACCAAGTCGCTTGCGTTCAACCTGGCCTACGCCGAGGGGTTCGAAGCGATGACTTTCGCACTGGCGCGCTCGACGATGAGCGACGAGTCGTCGACCTCGGCGGCGCCCGGATGGCTCGATCTGATGGCTTGGCACCTGGCCGAGGAGATCGAACACCGCACCGTCACCTTCGACGCTTATGACCGCATAGTCGGCAAGTACCCGTATCGCGTGGCGGTCGGATCACGGGCCCAGCTGCACTTCCTGGGCTATCTGATGCGCATGGCCACCGTGCTGAGGCACGAGGTCGGCGAGCCGGGGGTGACCACGCGTCGCGTGGCCTTCGACGCGGCCAAGCGGCATTGGAAGTCGGGCGCTCTGCCCGGAACCCTGAAGGCCCTGTCGCCCCGGTACGACCCACGAAACGTGCAGCTGTCGCCCCGCGTGCGCGACGTCTGCGCGCTGGTCGGAGTCGACCTTGACTGA
- a CDS encoding HAMP domain-containing methyl-accepting chemotaxis protein, translating into MSLKTKLTLGVLAIAVLIVAQALLIRSLANAVVADMDHVENVAVEGALVGNRIKFDVVQVQQWLTDISATRGQDGLNDGFDVAAEFAADFQLATEELEAIRPDLAPQLAELRLVFAEYHSVGIEMAQAYIDGGPASGNQMMGQFDEAASTMGETVDELVDDLLAEAAAALDGAGDDALTVRTVVVISALAIAALVALIGIVVIGGMLRQLRKVTASATQIAAGDLSVEPLPAHDRDVLGQLAMAFNDMTSMLGAASTRARQIAAGDISSQNDIPGDFGAAFGAMVESLQSMVDRLSTSSTQLSSAATELTRVSSSLGENADKTASEAGSVSAAGDDVSTRIATVAAAIEQMHASIRDVSTSATQASDVAGSAVEVAQATSQAVEKLGQSSVEIGQVIQVINTIAEQTNLLALNATIEAARAGEAGKGFAVVASEVKELADQTAKATQRSPSASRQSRAIPPGRCRPTSRSARRSIGSARYRHP; encoded by the coding sequence ATGTCCCTGAAGACCAAGCTGACTCTGGGCGTTCTGGCAATCGCCGTCTTGATCGTCGCACAAGCCTTGCTGATCCGCTCGCTTGCCAACGCGGTGGTCGCCGACATGGACCACGTCGAGAACGTGGCCGTCGAGGGCGCTCTGGTGGGAAACCGCATCAAGTTCGATGTCGTGCAGGTACAGCAGTGGCTGACCGACATCTCGGCCACGCGCGGCCAAGACGGGCTCAACGACGGTTTCGACGTGGCCGCCGAGTTCGCTGCCGACTTCCAACTCGCCACCGAAGAGCTGGAGGCGATACGTCCGGACCTCGCCCCCCAGCTGGCCGAGCTGAGGCTGGTGTTCGCCGAGTATCACTCCGTAGGCATCGAGATGGCTCAGGCCTACATCGACGGCGGCCCAGCCAGCGGCAACCAGATGATGGGACAATTCGACGAAGCCGCGTCGACCATGGGCGAGACCGTGGATGAGCTGGTCGATGACCTGCTCGCCGAGGCCGCCGCCGCCCTCGACGGGGCAGGCGACGACGCCCTCACCGTACGAACGGTGGTGGTGATATCGGCGCTGGCGATCGCCGCTCTGGTCGCCTTGATCGGCATCGTCGTGATCGGCGGAATGCTCCGCCAGCTGCGCAAGGTGACGGCATCGGCAACCCAGATCGCGGCGGGCGACCTGTCGGTCGAACCGCTGCCGGCCCACGATCGCGACGTGCTCGGTCAACTGGCCATGGCCTTCAACGACATGACGTCGATGCTTGGAGCCGCCAGCACCAGAGCTCGCCAGATCGCCGCAGGTGACATCAGCTCACAAAACGACATCCCGGGCGACTTCGGGGCTGCCTTCGGCGCCATGGTCGAGTCGCTGCAGTCGATGGTTGACCGGTTGTCGACCTCATCGACACAGCTGTCGAGTGCCGCCACCGAGCTGACCCGGGTTTCGTCGAGCCTCGGCGAGAACGCCGACAAGACGGCATCCGAAGCCGGAAGCGTCTCGGCGGCAGGTGATGACGTGTCGACCCGCATCGCCACCGTGGCCGCGGCGATCGAGCAGATGCATGCGTCGATCCGCGATGTGTCGACCAGCGCAACGCAGGCATCCGATGTTGCCGGCAGTGCCGTCGAAGTGGCTCAGGCCACGTCGCAGGCCGTCGAGAAGTTGGGTCAGTCGAGCGTCGAGATCGGCCAGGTCATTCAGGTGATCAACACCATCGCCGAGCAGACGAACCTGCTGGCGCTCAACGCCACCATAGAAGCGGCGCGAGCCGGCGAGGCGGGCAAGGGGTTCGCCGTTGTTGCAAGCGAGGTCAAGGAACTGGCAGATCAGACCGCCAAGGCAACACAGAGATCGCCGAGCGCATCGAGGCAATCCAGAGCGATACCGCCGGGGCGGTGCAGGCCAACCTCCAGATCGGCGAGACGATCGATCGGATCAGCGAGATATCGACATCCATAG
- a CDS encoding aminoglycoside phosphotransferase family protein, whose protein sequence is MFNRPSDLSDDAVAGALRDGWGIDVEAIEYAAVGFGSHHWRVASTSQRWFVTVDDLDARLLGDADSRSAARDRLTAALSTALALRSAGYEFVVSPMPDSSGHVAQSIEDRFTIAVYPHIEGATGSFGPFDSTGDRLAVVDLLARLHSADIAVPARTTDHTIPCRDRLHDAMANLSEPWSTGPFAQPAHELLRQHHRSLRRALAAYDALVRAVETAGRPLVISHGEPHRGNVIVTAGGPVLIDWDTTLLAPPERDLWSLIDEDHTVRSHYERTAGRALNDNALRLYSLWWDLCEVALFTHDLRRPHEDTDDTRTALQGLQHHLDPTRWTDLI, encoded by the coding sequence GTGTTCAACCGTCCGAGCGATCTGTCTGACGATGCCGTGGCCGGGGCGCTTCGGGACGGTTGGGGCATCGACGTCGAAGCGATCGAGTACGCGGCCGTTGGCTTCGGAAGCCACCATTGGCGAGTGGCGTCAACGTCACAACGCTGGTTCGTCACCGTTGACGACCTCGACGCGAGGTTGTTGGGCGACGCCGATTCGCGTTCGGCGGCGCGAGATCGGCTCACGGCTGCACTCTCCACGGCACTCGCGTTGCGATCGGCCGGCTATGAGTTCGTTGTCTCGCCTATGCCCGACAGCTCGGGCCACGTCGCTCAATCGATCGAAGACCGCTTCACAATCGCCGTCTATCCACACATCGAGGGAGCGACGGGTTCGTTCGGGCCTTTCGACAGCACAGGCGACCGACTCGCAGTTGTCGACCTGTTGGCACGACTCCACAGCGCAGACATCGCGGTCCCAGCACGAACCACGGACCACACGATCCCCTGCAGGGATCGGCTCCACGACGCGATGGCCAACTTGTCCGAGCCTTGGTCGACGGGCCCTTTCGCACAGCCCGCCCACGAACTGCTTCGCCAGCACCATCGTTCACTGCGGCGAGCCCTTGCCGCCTACGACGCACTCGTACGAGCAGTCGAAACCGCTGGTAGGCCGCTTGTCATCAGCCACGGTGAGCCACACCGGGGCAACGTCATCGTCACCGCTGGTGGGCCGGTACTCATCGACTGGGACACGACACTCCTCGCTCCGCCCGAGCGCGACCTCTGGAGCCTGATCGACGAAGATCACACCGTTCGATCCCACTACGAGCGAACCGCAGGTCGCGCGTTGAACGACAACGCCCTCCGGCTCTACAGCCTGTGGTGGGACCTCTGCGAGGTAGCCCTTTTCACCCATGACCTGCGCCGACCGCACGAAGACACCGATGACACACGAACGGCGTTGCAAGGTCTCCAGCACCACCTCGATCCAACCCGCTGGACCGACCTGATCTGA
- a CDS encoding alpha/beta fold hydrolase codes for MADALKLRTSSLEFSALVEGEPGAPLVLCLHGFPDSPSTFGHQLRALADAGFRVVAPALRGYEPSSIPEDGDLSLMALADDVIGWLDELGVERAHLVGHDWGAAISYVAAGYHPERFHTLTTLAIPPLARVPAAVRKVPRQVLRSWYMTFFQIPVGVGSSVEERATGG; via the coding sequence GTGGCTGACGCGCTGAAACTGCGGACTTCGTCGCTCGAGTTCTCGGCGCTGGTCGAGGGTGAACCGGGTGCCCCACTGGTGTTGTGTCTGCACGGGTTCCCCGATTCGCCGTCGACGTTCGGTCACCAGCTGCGTGCGCTGGCCGACGCCGGCTTTCGTGTGGTGGCGCCTGCGCTGCGGGGTTACGAGCCTTCGTCGATACCAGAAGACGGCGACTTGTCGTTGATGGCTCTCGCAGACGATGTGATCGGCTGGCTCGACGAGCTCGGCGTCGAGCGCGCCCACCTGGTCGGCCACGATTGGGGAGCGGCAATTTCGTATGTGGCCGCCGGCTACCACCCCGAGCGATTCCACACCCTCACCACTCTGGCGATTCCGCCGCTTGCCCGTGTTCCGGCTGCGGTTCGGAAGGTGCCGCGCCAGGTTCTGCGGTCTTGGTACATGACGTTCTTCCAGATTCCAGTGGGTGTCGGATCGAGCGTTGAAGAGCGGGCGACTGGTGGTTGA